A window from Citrobacter amalonaticus encodes these proteins:
- a CDS encoding efflux RND transporter periplasmic adaptor subunit, translated as MTKHARFSLLPSFILISAALLAGCNDQGDKHAQATEPQVTVHVVTAAPLAVTTELPGRTSAFRIAEVRPQVSGIVLKRNFTEGSDVQAGQSLYQIDPATYQADYDSAKGELAKSEAAAAIAHLTVKRYVPLVGTKYISQQEYDQAIADARQADAAVIAARAAVESARINLAYTKVTSPIDGRIGKSSVTEGALVTNGQATALATVQQLDPIYVDVTQSSSDFMRLKQSVEQGSLHKDSASSSVQLVMENGTAYPLKGTLQFSDVTVDESTGSITLRAVFPNPQHALLPGMFVRARIDEGVQPNAILIPQQGVTRTPRGDATVLVVNDQSLVEPRAVVASQAIGDKWLISEGLHPGDQVIVSGLQKAHPGTKVKATTDANTPAAKAAQ; from the coding sequence ATGACGAAACATGCCAGGTTTTCACTCCTGCCCTCATTTATCCTCATCTCTGCTGCGTTACTTGCCGGTTGTAACGATCAGGGAGATAAGCACGCTCAGGCAACCGAACCGCAGGTGACCGTTCATGTGGTTACCGCCGCGCCATTAGCAGTAACCACCGAACTGCCAGGACGCACCTCGGCATTCCGCATTGCGGAAGTTCGTCCACAGGTCAGTGGTATTGTTCTCAAAAGAAACTTCACCGAGGGCAGCGATGTTCAGGCCGGGCAGTCACTGTATCAGATCGATCCTGCCACTTATCAGGCAGATTACGATAGCGCGAAAGGGGAACTGGCGAAAAGTGAAGCTGCCGCCGCCATCGCACACCTGACGGTTAAGCGCTATGTTCCGCTGGTAGGGACAAAATACATTAGCCAACAGGAATACGACCAGGCGATTGCAGATGCGCGTCAGGCCGATGCGGCAGTCATTGCCGCACGAGCCGCAGTGGAGAGCGCACGTATCAATCTTGCTTACACCAAAGTCACCTCGCCGATCGATGGTCGTATTGGCAAATCCAGCGTGACGGAAGGTGCGCTGGTCACTAATGGCCAGGCAACAGCACTGGCTACCGTGCAGCAACTCGATCCTATCTATGTCGATGTCACACAGTCCAGCAGCGACTTTATGCGACTGAAGCAGTCCGTTGAACAGGGTAGCCTGCATAAAGACAGCGCCAGCAGCAGCGTCCAGTTGGTGATGGAAAATGGTACGGCGTATCCCCTGAAAGGGACATTGCAGTTTTCGGATGTCACGGTGGACGAAAGCACAGGCTCCATCACCCTTCGCGCCGTCTTCCCTAACCCACAGCACGCTCTGCTGCCGGGGATGTTTGTTCGCGCTCGCATTGACGAAGGCGTTCAGCCCAACGCTATTTTGATCCCCCAGCAGGGCGTAACGCGTACGCCTCGTGGCGATGCGACGGTACTGGTCGTCAATGACCAGAGCCTGGTTGAGCCACGCGCCGTTGTCGCTTCGCAGGCTATCGGCGACAAATGGCTGATTAGCGAAGGCCTACATCCAGGCGATCAGGTGATTGTCAGCGGATTACAAAAAGCCCATCCCGGCACGAAAGTGAAAGCTACCACGGATGCCAATACTCCTGCGGCAAAAGCGGCGCAATAA
- the envR gene encoding acrEF/envCD operon transcriptional regulator: MAKRTKAEALKTRQHLIETAIIQFATRGVGNTTLNDIADAAQVTRGAIYWHFDNKTQLFNELWQQQPPLRDLIQDRLALHDCDNPLQRLREKLIAGLQYIAEIPRQQALLQILYHKCEFHEGMISEQEIREKIGFSQRGLRDALQASMTEGLISRTLDLDVVLIIIHGSFSGIVKNWLMNSTRYDLYQQAPALVDNVLRMLIPDGYVMQLTSETL, from the coding sequence ATGGCTAAAAGAACAAAAGCCGAAGCGTTAAAAACGCGACAACATTTGATTGAGACTGCAATCATCCAGTTTGCCACGCGAGGCGTTGGCAACACGACGCTTAACGACATTGCCGACGCGGCCCAGGTCACGCGGGGGGCTATCTACTGGCATTTTGACAACAAAACGCAGCTCTTCAATGAACTCTGGCAACAGCAACCGCCATTACGTGATCTTATTCAGGACCGGTTAGCTTTGCATGACTGCGATAATCCCTTGCAGCGGTTGCGCGAAAAGTTAATTGCCGGATTACAATATATCGCGGAAATTCCCCGGCAGCAGGCCTTGCTGCAAATTTTATATCATAAATGTGAATTTCATGAGGGGATGATATCAGAACAGGAAATACGCGAGAAAATTGGGTTTAGCCAGAGGGGACTACGCGACGCGTTGCAGGCGAGTATGACGGAAGGGTTAATTTCCAGAACCCTGGATTTAGACGTTGTGTTAATTATTATTCACGGTAGTTTTAGCGGGATCGTGAAAAACTGGTTGATGAATTCTACCCGCTACGATCTTTATCAGCAGGCACCGGCGCTGGTGGATAATGTATTAAGGATGTTAATTCCTGATGGATATGTCATGCAATTAACATCGGAAACCCTATAA
- a CDS encoding DUF2556 family protein — MIRKYWWLVVFAVSVFLFDALLIQWIELITTEVDKCRNMDSVNPLKLVNCTELQ; from the coding sequence ATGATTCGTAAGTATTGGTGGCTGGTTGTTTTTGCGGTCTCCGTGTTCCTTTTTGATGCGTTACTGATCCAGTGGATTGAACTGATCACCACAGAAGTCGATAAATGCCGCAATATGGATTCTGTCAATCCGCTCAAGCTGGTCAACTGTACCGAATTACAATAG
- the yhdJ gene encoding adenine-specific DNA-methyltransferase yields the protein MNSRCEPHYFGDESASIIHGDALTELKKLPAESVDLIFADPPYNIGKDFDGMVESWDEDIFLGWLFACIEECHRVLKKQGTMYIMNSTENMPHIDLKCRTLFTIKSRIVWSYDSSGVQAKKFFGSMYEPILMMVKDARQYTFNSDAILVETKTGAKRALIDYRKNPPQPYNTQKVPGNVWEFPRVRYLMDEYENHPTQKPIALLKRIVLASSNPGDTVLDPFAGSFTTGAVAVESGRKFIGIEVNNEYVKMGLRRLNISSHYSQEELTKIKKRKTKNLSKKSRTASDVVKMTAK from the coding sequence ATGAACTCACGATGTGAGCCACACTACTTTGGTGATGAATCCGCGTCGATCATCCACGGAGATGCGCTGACAGAACTTAAGAAACTCCCCGCTGAAAGCGTCGATTTAATCTTTGCCGACCCGCCTTACAATATCGGAAAGGATTTTGACGGGATGGTCGAGTCCTGGGACGAAGACATCTTCCTGGGCTGGCTGTTCGCGTGCATTGAGGAGTGTCATCGGGTGCTGAAAAAACAGGGCACGATGTACATCATGAACAGCACCGAAAACATGCCGCATATCGATCTCAAATGCAGAACGCTGTTTACCATCAAAAGCCGGATTGTCTGGTCTTATGACAGTTCAGGCGTGCAGGCGAAGAAATTCTTTGGCTCAATGTACGAACCGATCCTGATGATGGTCAAAGATGCCCGACAGTACACTTTCAACAGTGACGCTATTCTGGTTGAGACCAAAACCGGTGCGAAAAGAGCGCTGATTGACTACCGTAAAAACCCACCACAACCTTACAACACGCAAAAAGTTCCGGGCAACGTCTGGGAATTTCCCCGCGTGCGTTATTTGATGGATGAATATGAAAACCATCCGACGCAAAAACCTATCGCCCTGCTAAAACGGATCGTTTTGGCCTCCTCCAATCCTGGCGATACGGTGCTGGATCCCTTCGCCGGCAGCTTTACGACAGGTGCTGTGGCCGTGGAATCGGGACGTAAATTCATCGGTATTGAGGTCAATAATGAGTATGTGAAGATGGGGCTCAGACGGCTGAACATCAGCTCACACTACTCCCAGGAAGAGCTGACGAAAATCAAAAAGAGAAAGACGAAAAACCTGTCGAAAAAGAGTCGAACGGCGTCAGATGTGGTGAAGATGACAGCAAAGTAA
- the fis gene encoding DNA-binding transcriptional regulator Fis has product MFEQRVNSDVLTVSTVNSQDQVTQKPLRDSVKQALKNYFAQLNGQDVNDLYELVLAEVEQPLLDMVMQYTRGNQTRAALMMGINRGTLRKKLKKYGMN; this is encoded by the coding sequence ATGTTCGAACAACGCGTAAATTCTGACGTACTGACCGTTTCTACCGTTAACTCTCAGGATCAGGTAACCCAAAAACCCCTGCGTGACTCGGTTAAACAGGCACTGAAGAACTATTTTGCTCAACTGAACGGTCAGGATGTTAATGACCTCTATGAGCTGGTACTGGCTGAAGTAGAACAGCCCCTGTTGGACATGGTGATGCAATACACCCGTGGTAACCAGACCCGTGCTGCCCTGATGATGGGCATCAACCGTGGTACGCTGCGTAAAAAATTGAAAAAATACGGCATGAACTAA
- the dusB gene encoding tRNA dihydrouridine synthase DusB — protein MRIGQYQLRNRLIAAPMAGITDRPFRTLCYEMGAGLTVSEMMSSNPQVWESDKSRLRMVHVDEPGIRTVQIAGSDPVEMADAARINVESGAQIIDINMGCPAKKVNRKLAGSALLQYPDLVKSILTGVVNAVDVPVTLKIRTGWAPEHRNCVEIAQLAEDCGIQALTIHGRTRACLFNGDAEYDSIRAVKQKVSIPIIANGDITDPLKARAVLDYTGADALMIGRAAQGRPWIFREIQHYLDTGELLSPLPLAEVKRLLCAHVRELHDFYGQAKGYRIARKHVSWYLQEHAPNDQFRRTFNAIEDASEQLEALEAYFENFA, from the coding sequence ATGCGCATCGGACAATACCAGCTTAGAAATCGCCTGATCGCAGCGCCCATGGCTGGCATCACTGACAGACCTTTTCGGACGCTGTGTTATGAGATGGGAGCCGGATTGACCGTATCCGAGATGATGTCGTCTAACCCGCAGGTTTGGGAAAGCGACAAATCCCGTTTACGGATGGTGCACGTTGATGAGCCAGGAATTCGCACGGTGCAAATTGCCGGTAGCGACCCTGTTGAGATGGCCGATGCCGCACGGATTAACGTGGAAAGCGGCGCCCAGATTATTGATATCAATATGGGGTGTCCGGCTAAAAAAGTGAATCGCAAGCTCGCAGGTTCAGCCCTCTTGCAGTACCCGGATTTAGTGAAGTCGATACTAACCGGGGTGGTTAATGCAGTGGACGTTCCTGTGACCCTGAAGATTCGCACCGGCTGGGCTCCGGAACACCGTAACTGCGTAGAGATTGCCCAACTGGCTGAAGACTGTGGCATTCAGGCTCTGACCATTCATGGACGCACCCGCGCCTGTTTGTTCAATGGAGACGCTGAGTACGACAGTATTCGGGCAGTTAAGCAGAAAGTTTCCATTCCGATTATCGCGAATGGTGACATTACTGACCCGCTTAAAGCCAGAGCTGTGCTTGACTATACGGGGGCTGATGCCCTGATGATAGGCCGCGCAGCTCAGGGAAGACCCTGGATCTTTCGGGAAATCCAGCATTATCTGGACACTGGGGAGTTGCTATCCCCCCTGCCTCTGGCAGAGGTTAAGCGCTTGCTTTGTGCGCATGTTCGGGAACTGCATGACTTTTATGGCCAGGCAAAAGGGTACCGAATCGCGCGTAAACACGTCTCCTGGTATCTCCAGGAGCACGCTCCAAATGACCAGTTTCGGCGCACATTCAACGCCATTGAGGATGCCAGCGAACAGCTGGAGGCGTTGGAGGCATACTTCGAAAATTTTGCGTAA
- a CDS encoding carbonic anhydrase — translation MNPFLSKATLLALSIMSSTAMASHWSYEGEGSPEHWGALSEEYKTCQTGMNQSPINIDQSANAHLKPLKTHYTEGPITLINNGHTIQAALKSATADTIAIDGTPFTLQQFHFHAPSENTVHGKHYAMEMHLVHKDANGAIAVVAVMFDKGAANTELDKLWATMPEQTGQDANVTSQMDLNALLPKNKRFWRFSGSLTTPPCSEGVTWIVMKHPLTLSAAQLEKFSHTMHHDNNRPPQPLNGRVVVE, via the coding sequence ATGAACCCTTTTTTGAGCAAGGCAACGCTTCTCGCGTTAAGCATCATGTCATCCACCGCGATGGCGTCACACTGGAGCTATGAGGGTGAAGGATCCCCGGAACACTGGGGCGCACTCAGTGAAGAGTATAAAACCTGTCAGACCGGGATGAATCAGTCCCCAATAAACATCGACCAGTCGGCAAATGCCCACCTGAAGCCCCTGAAAACCCACTACACTGAGGGCCCCATTACTCTCATTAACAACGGTCACACAATCCAGGCCGCGTTAAAGAGCGCAACGGCTGATACCATCGCGATTGACGGGACTCCGTTTACATTGCAGCAATTCCACTTTCATGCCCCAAGCGAAAATACGGTTCACGGTAAACATTACGCGATGGAAATGCATCTTGTGCACAAAGACGCAAATGGTGCTATCGCCGTTGTTGCGGTCATGTTTGATAAAGGGGCGGCAAACACTGAGCTGGACAAACTGTGGGCGACTATGCCTGAACAAACCGGGCAGGACGCTAACGTCACCTCACAAATGGATCTGAATGCCCTGCTGCCGAAAAACAAACGCTTTTGGCGTTTCAGCGGTTCACTGACCACACCGCCCTGCTCTGAAGGGGTAACCTGGATTGTCATGAAGCACCCTCTGACGCTGTCCGCCGCGCAGTTAGAAAAATTCAGCCATACGATGCATCATGACAATAATCGTCCGCCCCAACCGCTGAACGGTCGTGTCGTGGTCGAGTGA
- the prmA gene encoding 50S ribosomal protein L11 methyltransferase, which produces MPWIQLKLNTTGANAEALSDALMEAGSVSITFQDTHDTPVFEPLPGETRLWGDTDVIGLFDAETDMKEVVAILEHHPLLGVGFAHKIEQLEDKDWEREWMDNFHPMRFGERLWICPSWRDVPDENAVNVMLDPGLAFGTGTHPTTSLCLQWLDSLDLTGKTVIDFGCGSGILAIAALKLGAAKAIGIDIDPQAIQASRDNAQRNGVSERLELYLPQDQPDAMKADVVVANILAGPLRELAPLISVLPVTGGLLGLSGILASQAESVCEAYADLFALDPVVEKEEWCRITGRKK; this is translated from the coding sequence ATGCCATGGATCCAATTAAAACTGAACACGACGGGCGCTAACGCGGAAGCATTGAGCGATGCCCTGATGGAAGCGGGTTCCGTTTCCATCACCTTCCAGGACACGCACGACACGCCGGTTTTTGAGCCATTGCCGGGCGAAACACGCCTGTGGGGCGACACCGACGTTATCGGTCTGTTTGATGCCGAAACCGACATGAAAGAAGTCGTCGCCATCCTGGAACACCATCCGCTGCTGGGCGTCGGGTTCGCGCATAAAATTGAACAACTGGAAGATAAGGACTGGGAACGCGAGTGGATGGATAACTTCCACCCCATGCGTTTTGGCGAACGCCTGTGGATCTGCCCAAGCTGGCGCGACGTGCCGGATGAAAATGCCGTCAACGTAATGCTCGACCCCGGTCTGGCGTTTGGTACCGGCACTCATCCCACCACCTCACTGTGCCTGCAGTGGCTCGACAGTCTCGATTTAACCGGTAAGACCGTTATCGACTTTGGTTGCGGTTCCGGCATCCTCGCAATTGCCGCACTGAAACTGGGCGCCGCAAAAGCGATCGGTATCGATATTGATCCGCAGGCGATTCAGGCCAGCCGTGATAACGCCCAGCGTAATGGTGTATCAGAACGTCTTGAACTCTACCTGCCACAGGATCAGCCAGACGCCATGAAAGCCGACGTAGTGGTCGCCAACATTCTGGCAGGCCCATTACGCGAGCTGGCACCGTTAATCAGCGTCCTGCCCGTTACAGGCGGTCTGCTGGGCCTTTCCGGTATCCTTGCCAGCCAGGCGGAAAGTGTTTGTGAAGCTTATGCCGATCTCTTCGCTCTCGATCCGGTGGTGGAGAAAGAAGAGTGGTGTCGAATCACGGGCCGTAAGAAGTAA
- the panF gene encoding sodium/pantothenate symporter, with the protein MQLEVILPLVAYLVVVFGLSVYAMRKRQTGTFLNEYFLGSRSMGGIVLAMTLTATYISASSFIGGPGAAYKYGLGWVLLAMIQLPAVWLSLGILGKKFAILARRYNAVTLNDMLFARYQSRLLVWLASLSLLVAFVGAMTVQFIGGARLLETAAGIPYETGLLIFGISIALYTAFGGFRASVLNDTMQGLVMLIGTIVLLVGIVHAAGGLSHAVETLNTIDPKLVSPQGADDILSPTFMTSFWVLVCFGVIGLPHTAVRCISYKDSKAVHRGIIIGTIVVAILMFGMHLAGALGRAVIPDLTVPDLVIPTLMVKVLPPFAAGIFLAAPMAAIMSTINAQLLQSSATIIKDLYLNIRPEQLQNETRLKRISAMITLILGALLLLAAWKPPEMIIWLNLLAFGGLEAVFLWPLVLGLYWERANATGALSAMIVGGVLYAILATFNVQYLGFHPIVPSLLLSLLAFLVGNRFGSPAPQAAVLTTDK; encoded by the coding sequence ATGCAGCTTGAAGTCATTCTGCCGCTGGTTGCCTATCTGGTTGTTGTGTTCGGTCTTTCTGTTTATGCCATGCGTAAACGGCAGACCGGCACCTTCCTGAATGAATATTTTCTGGGTAGCCGTTCCATGGGGGGGATCGTCCTGGCGATGACCCTGACCGCGACATACATCAGCGCCAGCTCATTTATTGGTGGACCTGGTGCGGCCTATAAATACGGACTGGGATGGGTGTTGCTGGCGATGATTCAGCTTCCCGCCGTCTGGCTTTCGCTGGGGATACTCGGCAAGAAATTCGCCATCCTTGCCCGTCGCTATAATGCCGTCACCCTCAACGACATGCTGTTTGCCCGCTACCAGAGTCGCCTGCTGGTGTGGCTGGCGAGCCTCAGCCTGCTCGTGGCGTTTGTCGGTGCCATGACCGTGCAGTTCATCGGCGGCGCACGCCTGCTGGAAACGGCGGCGGGTATTCCCTATGAAACAGGCCTGCTGATTTTCGGTATCAGTATCGCGCTGTATACCGCGTTCGGCGGCTTTCGTGCCAGCGTACTTAACGACACAATGCAGGGACTGGTGATGCTGATTGGCACCATCGTGCTGCTGGTCGGTATCGTGCATGCGGCCGGTGGCCTGAGCCATGCCGTAGAGACCTTAAACACCATCGACCCAAAACTGGTTTCACCGCAGGGCGCCGATGACATTCTGTCTCCGACCTTTATGACCTCATTCTGGGTACTGGTCTGTTTTGGTGTGATCGGTCTGCCGCATACGGCGGTGCGCTGCATCTCCTACAAAGACAGCAAAGCGGTACACCGCGGGATAATCATCGGTACCATCGTGGTGGCGATCCTGATGTTTGGTATGCATCTTGCCGGCGCGCTGGGTCGTGCGGTTATCCCTGACCTGACGGTGCCGGATCTGGTGATCCCCACGCTGATGGTCAAAGTGCTGCCGCCTTTCGCCGCCGGGATCTTCCTTGCCGCGCCAATGGCGGCCATTATGTCGACGATCAACGCCCAGTTGCTGCAAAGTTCCGCTACGATCATTAAAGATCTCTATCTTAATATTCGCCCGGAACAGTTGCAGAACGAGACGCGGTTGAAACGAATATCGGCGATGATCACCCTCATCTTAGGCGCGCTGCTCTTACTTGCCGCCTGGAAACCGCCAGAGATGATCATCTGGCTGAATCTGCTGGCGTTTGGCGGTCTGGAAGCCGTGTTCTTGTGGCCGCTGGTGCTTGGCCTTTACTGGGAGCGCGCGAATGCGACCGGAGCGCTGAGTGCGATGATTGTCGGCGGCGTGCTGTATGCGATTCTCGCCACCTTTAACGTTCAGTACCTGGGCTTCCATCCGATTGTGCCCTCGTTGCTGCTAAGTTTGCTGGCTTTCCTGGTCGGAAACCGTTTCGGTTCTCCTGCCCCGCAAGCCGCTGTATTGACTACTGATAAATAA
- a CDS encoding YhdT family protein produces MDKRFVQANKEARWALWLTLLYLAAWLAAAYIPGVTPGITGLPHWFEMACLLTPLIFILLCWAMVKFIYRDIPLEDDDAA; encoded by the coding sequence ATGGACAAACGTTTTGTTCAGGCCAATAAAGAAGCGCGTTGGGCGCTATGGCTGACCCTTCTCTATCTGGCTGCCTGGCTCGCCGCAGCTTACATTCCAGGGGTGACGCCGGGCATAACCGGGTTGCCGCACTGGTTTGAAATGGCTTGCCTGTTAACACCGCTGATCTTCATTTTGCTGTGCTGGGCCATGGTGAAATTTATCTATCGTGACATTCCCCTGGAGGATGACGATGCAGCTTGA
- a CDS encoding oligogalacturonate-specific porin KdgM family protein, with protein sequence MKLNKRMTISAVAILVSCNVLAAESVIDLRHDYFDDGKINKDRIYFAHRFDNQFGFSVETRYKSSGDDANEPFNELDNNGSEATISYRFILNPKMYLIPAFNIDSNSGNTIYKPNLLLGTVLGNGFYLNLRYRYDYTLQDNEDLNNKATGRYDAWLGYKTGDWKFEYNFVYLHANTDIYNESHADYEHDMKVAYSVTKNWAPYIEIGNVSVNRLQDDRQTRFRIGFQYTY encoded by the coding sequence ATGAAATTAAATAAGAGAATGACTATTAGTGCGGTGGCAATACTGGTTAGCTGCAATGTCCTGGCCGCTGAATCTGTTATCGATTTACGTCACGACTACTTCGATGATGGAAAAATTAATAAAGATCGTATCTATTTTGCGCATCGGTTTGATAACCAATTCGGTTTCTCTGTCGAGACCCGTTATAAATCAAGTGGTGACGATGCAAATGAGCCTTTTAATGAATTAGATAATAACGGTAGTGAAGCCACTATCAGCTATCGCTTTATCCTTAATCCCAAAATGTATCTGATCCCTGCTTTTAATATTGATAGTAATTCGGGTAATACCATCTATAAACCTAACCTGTTACTCGGGACCGTACTGGGTAATGGTTTTTATCTGAACCTGCGCTATCGTTATGATTACACCTTGCAGGATAATGAAGACCTGAATAATAAAGCAACTGGGCGTTATGACGCGTGGCTTGGCTATAAGACCGGTGACTGGAAGTTTGAATACAACTTTGTTTACTTACATGCCAATACCGATATTTATAATGAAAGTCACGCCGACTATGAGCATGACATGAAGGTCGCCTACTCTGTCACCAAAAACTGGGCACCTTATATTGAGATTGGCAATGTCTCCGTCAACAGACTGCAAGACGACAGGCAAACACGTTTCCGGATAGGTTTCCAGTACACCTACTAA
- a CDS encoding DoxX family protein, whose protein sequence is MLKQWDEVFHRYTNNPDAAKLILRVVFGGLMLFHGVAKAKHGLGAVVFLLESHHLPAFIAWGSFIGEIVAPLMLILGVMTRYAAAIFTFTMLFATYLVMDGKVLALTSQGAWALELQAIYLCGGFCMLFLGGGKYSVMSEFSSRR, encoded by the coding sequence ATGTTAAAACAATGGGATGAAGTATTTCATCGATATACTAATAACCCGGATGCGGCAAAATTAATACTGCGGGTGGTTTTTGGCGGACTCATGCTATTTCATGGCGTAGCGAAAGCGAAACACGGACTTGGCGCAGTCGTGTTCCTGCTGGAATCTCACCATTTGCCGGCTTTTATCGCGTGGGGATCGTTCATCGGCGAAATCGTCGCGCCGTTAATGCTGATTCTCGGCGTCATGACACGTTATGCGGCGGCAATTTTTACCTTCACAATGCTGTTTGCGACGTATCTGGTGATGGACGGGAAAGTATTGGCTCTGACGTCTCAGGGAGCGTGGGCCCTGGAGTTACAGGCTATATATCTGTGTGGCGGGTTTTGTATGCTCTTTCTGGGTGGTGGAAAATATTCCGTAATGTCTGAATTTTCTTCTCGCCGGTAA
- the accC gene encoding acetyl-CoA carboxylase biotin carboxylase subunit — MLDKIVIANRGEIALRILRACKELGIKTVAVHSSADRDLKHVLLADETVCIGPAPSVKSYLNIPAIISAAEITGAVAIHPGYGFLSENANFAEQVERSGFIFIGPKADTIRLMGDKVSAITAMKKAGVPTVPGSDGPLTDDMDANRAHAKRIGYPVIIKASGGGGGRGMRVVRGDAELAQSISMTKAEAKAAFSNDMVYMEKYLENPRHIEIQVLADGQGNAIYLAERDCSMQRRHQKVVEEAPAPGITPELRRFIGERCAKACVDIGYRGAGTFEFLFENGEFYFIEMNTRIQVEHPVTEMITGVDLIKEQLRIAAGQPLSIKQEEVQVKGHAVECRINAEDPNTFLPSPGKITRFHAPGGFGVRWESHIYAGYTVPPYYDSMIGKLICYGETRDVAIARMKNALQELIIDGIKTNVDLQTRIMNDEHFQQGGTNIHYLEKKLGLTEK, encoded by the coding sequence ATGCTGGATAAAATTGTTATCGCCAACCGCGGCGAGATTGCATTGCGAATTCTTCGTGCCTGTAAAGAACTGGGTATCAAGACTGTCGCTGTGCACTCAAGCGCGGATCGCGATTTAAAACACGTATTGCTGGCGGATGAGACGGTTTGTATTGGTCCGGCTCCGTCCGTAAAAAGCTATCTGAACATCCCGGCTATCATCAGCGCCGCTGAAATCACTGGCGCGGTAGCGATTCACCCGGGTTATGGCTTCCTCTCTGAGAACGCCAACTTTGCTGAGCAGGTTGAACGCTCTGGCTTTATCTTCATCGGCCCGAAAGCGGACACCATCCGTCTGATGGGTGACAAAGTATCGGCGATCACCGCGATGAAGAAAGCTGGCGTCCCGACCGTACCGGGTTCTGACGGCCCGCTGACCGACGATATGGATGCGAACCGTGCCCATGCAAAACGCATCGGCTATCCGGTTATCATCAAGGCGTCCGGCGGCGGCGGCGGTCGCGGTATGCGCGTAGTACGCGGCGATGCCGAACTGGCGCAATCCATCTCCATGACCAAAGCGGAAGCGAAAGCGGCTTTCAGCAACGACATGGTTTATATGGAGAAATACCTTGAGAACCCACGCCACATCGAAATTCAGGTGCTGGCAGACGGTCAGGGTAACGCGATTTATCTGGCGGAACGTGACTGCTCTATGCAGCGTCGTCACCAGAAAGTCGTCGAAGAAGCACCGGCACCGGGTATTACCCCGGAACTGCGTCGCTTCATTGGCGAGCGTTGCGCGAAAGCCTGTGTGGATATCGGCTATCGCGGCGCGGGCACCTTTGAATTCCTGTTCGAAAACGGCGAGTTCTACTTCATTGAAATGAACACCCGTATTCAGGTTGAACACCCGGTTACCGAAATGATCACCGGTGTTGACCTGATCAAAGAACAGTTGCGCATTGCTGCTGGCCAGCCGCTGTCGATCAAGCAAGAAGAGGTGCAGGTCAAAGGCCACGCGGTGGAATGCCGTATCAATGCTGAAGACCCGAACACCTTCCTGCCGAGCCCGGGTAAAATCACCCGCTTCCACGCGCCAGGCGGTTTTGGCGTGCGCTGGGAGTCGCATATCTATGCCGGTTACACCGTACCGCCATACTATGACTCCATGATCGGCAAGCTTATCTGCTACGGCGAAACCCGTGATGTGGCGATTGCCCGCATGAAAAACGCGCTGCAGGAACTGATCATCGACGGTATTAAAACCAACGTTGATCTGCAGACGCGCATCATGAACGACGAGCACTTCCAGCAAGGTGGTACTAACATCCACTATCTGGAGAAAAAGCTCGGCCTCACTGAGAAGTAA
- the accB gene encoding acetyl-CoA carboxylase biotin carboxyl carrier protein, with amino-acid sequence MDIRKIKKLIELVEESGISELEISEGEESVRISRAAPAGSFPVMQQAYAAPMMQQQPALSNAVAPAAEAPAAAAAEISGHIVRSPMVGTFYRTPSPDAKAFIEVGQKVNVGDTLCIVEAMKMMNQIEADKSGTVKAILVESGQPVEFDEPLVVIE; translated from the coding sequence ATGGATATTCGTAAGATTAAAAAACTGATCGAGCTGGTTGAAGAATCAGGCATCTCCGAACTGGAAATTTCTGAAGGCGAAGAGTCTGTACGCATCAGCCGCGCAGCGCCAGCAGGTAGCTTCCCGGTGATGCAACAAGCCTACGCTGCACCAATGATGCAGCAGCAACCTGCTCTGTCTAACGCAGTTGCTCCGGCAGCAGAAGCGCCGGCAGCCGCCGCAGCAGAAATCAGTGGTCACATCGTACGTTCCCCAATGGTTGGTACTTTCTACCGCACCCCGAGCCCGGACGCTAAAGCGTTCATCGAAGTGGGTCAGAAAGTCAATGTAGGCGATACCCTGTGCATCGTTGAAGCCATGAAAATGATGAACCAGATCGAAGCGGACAAATCAGGTACCGTGAAAGCTATCCTGGTCGAAAGTGGTCAACCGGTAGAATTTGACGAGCCGCTGGTCGTCATCGAGTAA